TTTCTCAGGGTCTTTCCCTCTGAGAGAAAAGGGAATATAGAATCTGAAGAATATATAGTTGTCAAAGGAACATTTGTTATTTGAGGGTGAGCTCCATTGGTCTAAATTAGTCTCCTAAAATCCTCGCATGATAACAATGTTTTATATTGAATCTCAGTTCAGATATAAGAGAAATATCCTTCATTTTAGGCATGTAAATGTTAAGGGAAATTAGCAGATATAGAGCTGCGAAGAATGCTTTCTTATTTCCTTAGTGAAACTATATCATAGATAATGATAGAGTGAAAGGATAAAAGGATGTTATATAAAACACTTAGATAATGCAACTCTCCGCTAATTGAAAAGAGATAAACAATATGAAGAAAATGCCCTCCTGTCCTAATTGAGAAAAGTTACTACAGAAAGTTATCCATGAACATTGCATTGATAAAACTACCTCCTCAAGTTAAGATATATAATAAATGCTGTCATTTAAGCCTAATTATCTGATCGGACCGTGTTTATATATATTCAATGAAGATATCCAAAATTATTACACCTGTGACCCCAAAGGTTTCAAAGTTGAACAATCGCATATGTGAGTTATTATAATTCGAAGGATTGTAATTTCTCATGTGCCTCTTATTGAGTTGCTTGGAATGGTGAATTACCAAATTCTGATCATTCCTCTCAAAGGAACATTATTGTTTATCTACTTAAATGTTCAAAGCAATCTTTGACACAATTAAGCTGTAAATTTTTTTCCCAGAGACTTCGAGGCATTTGAGCTATATTAGGAGACAAATGACCCCCATTTTAAATAATTTTCTTACTCATACATTGTGGAAGGAAATTTTGATAATCTATCCTTGTATACAGTTATAGTTAAATAacagaacccaatggaagcaaatAATTGACGAAGACAACATCAACTAGTTGAAACTACTGCTTAGTTATTATATGTACACTTACATTAGATTCTGTGTTTATCATGACTGTCGAGATTATATGATGGTCTAGAGATAAAtgaatattatcttagaaaagtTCTGAGACAAATTATTGAGTATTGGGAATAAAAAGCCTggaatgagataaaggaaacccGACACTTACTAGTTTCTGGTTGTGGTGTAGTAGTTATTGTAAGCAAATACTATCTGATTTCTTCTCTCACTCTCTCTTTCATCGGATGACTTATTAAATGAATCATCAGGTGGAAGCATTGATCCTTGGAGAGGTTCAGGACTTACCCAAGGGTTTGGATAGAGAAAATAGGATCATTCAGACAATTATGGGACAACTCCTATTTGCTTTGGATGGTCTTCACTCCACAGGGATAGTGCATAGAGATATTAAGCCTCAAAACATAATTTTCTCTCAAGGTAAACTGTCTTGTTAACATTTGTGGTCGAGTTTGATTGTGTAACTAATCCATtcttgtctctctctctctctctcaagcaGGTTCCCGAACGTTCAAAATAATTGATCTTGGAGCTGCAGCGGATTTGAGAGTAGGGATCAATTATATTCCTAAGGAGTTTCTTTTAGATCCAAGGTAATATCCGAAATTTCTTGTTCAAAACATTCTATTCTACTTACAGTAATACTGCTAGATCTATATTTTTTCATTCTCTGACCTACTCttaatttttgtttcttgaaactaaTTATCCCCTTGATAAAAGAGGTAAAACTTTCCATCAGTTAAACATGTGGCATACAATAATAGCTTATAATTCTCAGCTCATACTGATGTCTTCTTATCATTCTTTTCGGTTATTCTTTTTGGTTTACTTGCTTTTCTAATTGTCCAACTTTGGTGGTCAAGATATGCTGCACCAGAGCAATATATTATGAGCACACAAACCCCTTCTGCACCATCTGCTCCAGTTGCAACTGCCCTTTCCCCAGTGCTATGGCAGGTACGTTTGATGACCAGTCACTCACTTGTGGCCCATTACCTCTTTTTTGTCAGTAAAATTAACTCTTTGTTACGCTAACAGCTGAATCTCCCAGACAGATTTGACATCTACAGTGTCGGTCTCATATTCCTGCAAATGGTTAGTTTCAAATCAAAAGCTTTTTActattaatatttcttaagacaAAATTTAGCTCTTCCTGGAGACTTTAGACATTTGAGTGCAGGCTACAAGGAAGTGAATGTCAGCTCCTTTTagtttttcttgtctgaatgtaGAGAATATCAGTTCCTTTTGAGTACATGATGTGATTctttgagttaacaaagaacTAGTCAACTAGTATCTTGAACTTTAAGCGAAAACAATGATTGGAAGTTTGATATCAAAAAACTGATGTATCTCGTGATGTAGAACACAGAATCAAGTGTTTCTAAAATGAGGTGAAAGATGAGAGCCGGAACTAGGATATTAACTACTCACTCGTTCAAAAATAAGCAACGCAGGCTTAGGAAAAAGATAAACTATGATCTGATTTTGATGGGGAAGATGCGCGTTCTTCAATAATCAAACGATTTGTAGTTCCtaaagtcaccacttgaaattaATGCTAATATGTGTTACAGTCCGAAATGGGTTAAATCCTAATATTTGTTTCTTCACTTTCTACTGTTTGTTCCGTCATAGGCATTCCCAGGATTACGCAGTGACAACAGTCTCATTCAATTCAACCGACAGCTGAAGAGATGCGAGTATGATTTAGTTTCGTGGAGACAGACTGTAGAGCCTCGTGCTGGCCCTGAACTTAGGAAAGGCTTCGAGTTGTTAGATTTGGATGGTGGAATAGGGTGGGAGCTATTAACATCTATGGTTCGTTTCAAAGCACGCCAAAGAATTAGTGCAAAGACAGCTTTAGCTCATCCTTACTTTGACAGAGAAGGTCTACTAGCCTTGTCCGTCATTCAGAACCTAAAGCTGCAATTATTCCGGGCTACACAACAAGACTACAGTGAAGCTGCAAATTGGGTTGTTCAACTAATGGCAAAATCAGGAACAGAACAAGGTGGCGGCTTCACTGAAGCGCAACTTCAGGAGCTTAGGGTGTGTATTCTCATCCCATATATGTATAACTAGACTAACTTTATCgtttgaaaatctaactttttCAAACAACTACAGGATCATTTCCTCATGCGCTTTGTTTTTCCATCTGATATTTACAGGAAATAGAGCCTAAAAAGATGAAGAAGTCAAGTGCGCAGAGGAATGCTCTTGCATCAGCTCTTCGGGTTCAACGGAAAATTCTGAGAACCCTGAATGAGAGTATGGATGAGCTTAGCAGACAAAGGAAAAGCTTATGGTGGAGCAGATGGATTCCAAGAGAGGAATAAAATCAGTAAATAAATATGTACAAAATAGTTTTAGTACTTTGTCAAGTCCATAGAGCTTACTAGTTTTCATTCTCATCTGACAATGTAAAGCAATTTTTTAACATAGagttttatatataaaaaatgaaaatatacccttgttttattatttaaaGAAAGTATACCCTAGTTATCTGTAGCCTGTTAAAATTGACAGAAACCAGAGAACGTGGTTGCTTCTGCAGAAAATCATTTAACTTATTGCATGTGGGCTCTTTGCCAACAGAAAGCTTTATTGCTTTCAAATTGATATAGTaatatttctttttctcttcaaTAAAAAGCCAATGATATATGCATTGCAAAATTGGAAGAGTCTGTGTTTGGGGTTCATTATTGTGATGTAGCCTTTTCATCTTATGCGTTAGTAGCATATGCATCTTTGATGTAAGCCTGAGGTTGGATGCTGTCCATGACATCTTACAAGCGAAATTTAAAGCACTTTTTTTACAGCATATGTGTCTGATATTCCAAGAAAGAGAAGCAAGGCATGGTATTTTCGGCAAGACAGctttgtggtaaatttatttttctttaattttttttaatagctCTTTAAGTTTAGAGTAACGAAAAATTTATTAAAGTATATTTATATGATGCTGAATACATGTTTGTCGTCATTTAATCAGGAAAAACTCTCAAAAGTTGTATCATCTAGGCCATATGGaagatttatttttaaaagaaCTATAGCAATCCATTAGTAATATTTAGAGAATTGAAatcgtgaaaaaaaaaaatcgcagcAAGAAAAAAGAGATTGTGTAGAAAGTCATTTCCAAAGacactttttttttccctcccAAATACTAGCTTCTGGTATGATAATTGGACAGGAAATGGTGCGACTGCAAGGATCTGTCCAGAACATGCTCATTCAATCAGCAGATTCTTTTACAACAGAGAATGGAACATTCAAATGCTACAAACTATGGTTCCTGATTGGCTTCATCAGCAGATCATCAACATCAAAATGGGGAGTCCAAGCAGAAAGGATTTTCTTTACTGGAGACCATCCAATGATGAAATTTTCTCCAATAAAACTGTCTGGGGCATCATCAGAGATTCGCAAACAAAAGGATCCTTTACTATTTAATATCTGGCATCATAATGTTCCGTTTAAAATATCCTTTCTATCTTGGATGTTGTTAAAAGCTAAACTTCCTTTTAATGATGATGTTTGCAGGTTTGGGAATGGGGAAACACTGCAATGTCTATGTTGTTCCACACCTATCACTGAGACCATCCGATATCTCTTTGTAGACAGTGAGCCTGCTCAGATTCTATGGCGATTTTTTGGACAACCAATGGGAATAAAATACCAAAGCAAAACAATGAGACGTTTTCTTAATGATTGGTGGAACAATCATGCCAAAAATAATGtccaaaaaatgatttttccaGTTGTTCCGGTGTTAATTTGTTGGGAGCTTTGGAAGACTAGATGTGCATGCAAATACGGAAAGCAAAAGAAGTTCTACCCTAGAAGAATGGAACAACAAATCAATTGGAACATCATGGCTGTATTGAACAAGACTTTTCCTAAATAAGGTTCTTTGTGACAAGGTAGAGAGGCTAAGGCCTCAAATCATTTCGAGAACTGTGATATGGTCCAAACCTCAGGAAGGAAGGTGCAAGATTAATACTGATGGGAGCTTCATGCCACATAATTGAAGAGCTGGTATTGGTGGTATTGTCaggaacaatgcaggggatttcTTGTTTGCATTTGCTGCCCCAGTTAAGTGCACAGATCACAACATTGCCGAGGCATTAGCTGctttttttatttcaaaaatgATCAAACACAGTGGTGATAACTGTTGGACTATTGAGATGGACTCTTTAGTAGTTATTGATATGGTAGAAAAAATAACTACTCCAACAATCTTAATCTGAAGACTATAGTGGAGGACACTAATTCCAGGATTGATAATATTGATGTTAACTTTTCTCACTACTATAGAGAGGCCAATCAGGTTGCGGATTTCTTAGCAAAACTGGCCACTAACATCAATAAGCAGATCATTTACTAAAGAATTGACCAGATGCCAAGAGGTGCTAAAGGCCTTTATTTTTTGGATAGGATGCAGCTTCCTAGTATCAGGATTATATATGACAATGCCAACTTTTTTGTTAGCGAAAATTGTATAGTTGGATCTCTCAGGAATGTTTAATCTCACAGATTAAGCATTCCCTTTTTTTGCTATGATTGCTTGCAATCAGTGTTGTATATCAGGGGTAAGGTCCAGcagcaacccccccccccccccccctccccccacaaaaaaaaaattgtgttctATACAGCTCCTCCCAGGACTTCCTGCTGGGAACGCAGCATCACTATTCATATTCACATATAAATTATGTGTTATTGAAGTATCAAATAATAAGGAAACTGTTAACCTCAATATTAGATATGTTAGAAGAACCGCATCATTAAAAGGCATACTAATTCAGTTGATTATGTACAACTACAAACTATAATAGTAATCGACGATCAAGTCGTTCGACTTGGCTTAATATTCATTAATTTCAGCTTgtatttttcttttgaattttaaTTACTCAGTGTTTACGCATTT
The sequence above is a segment of the Lycium barbarum isolate Lr01 chromosome 6, ASM1917538v2, whole genome shotgun sequence genome. Coding sequences within it:
- the LOC132645142 gene encoding serine/threonine-protein kinase STN7, chloroplastic isoform X3; translated protein: MAAVGIGGVAVLHSSFLGSKLKPKPLCLSIPLKKEWKNSRIISFSFAHDVFLGVGVGLPCTVMECGDIIYRSTLPKSNEITVTIPGVILALGTLSYLWSTPGVAPGFFDMFVLAFLERFWRPTYKKDDIVLGKKLGEGSFGSVYRVSLAKNNKGSGDLVLKRATEYGAVEIWMNERVRRACANSCADFLYGFLEKSTSSKKEAEYWLLWRFEGEATLADLMQSRDFPYNVEALILGEVQDLPKGLDRENRIIQTIMGQLLFALDGLHSTGIVHRDIKPQNIIFSQGSRTFKIIDLGAAADLRVGINYIPKEFLLDPRYAAPEQYIMSTQTPSAPSAPVATALSPVLWQAFPGLRSDNSLIQFNRQLKRCEYDLVSWRQTVEPRAGPELRKGFELLDLDGGIGWELLTSMVRFKARQRISAKTALAHPYFDREGLLALSVIQNLKLQLFRATQQDYSEAANWVVQLMAKSGTEQGGGFTEAQLQELREIEPKKMKKSSAQRNALASALRVQRKILRTLNESMDELSRQRKSLWWSRWIPREE
- the LOC132645142 gene encoding serine/threonine-protein kinase STN7, chloroplastic isoform X1, coding for MAAVGIGGVAVLHSSFLGSKLKPKPLCLSIPLKKEWKNSRIISFSFAHDVFLGVGVGLPCTVMECGDIIYRSTLPKSNEITVTIPGVILALGTLSYLWSTPGVAPGFFDMFVLAFLERFWRPTYKKDDIVLGKKLGEGSFGSVYRVSLAKNNKGSGDLVLKRATEYGAVEIWMNERVRRACANSCADFLYGFLEKSTSSKKEAEYWLLWRFEGEATLADLMQSRDFPYNVEALILGEVQDLPKGLDRENRIIQTIMGQLLFALDGLHSTGIVHRDIKPQNIIFSQGSRTFKIIDLGAAADLRVGINYIPKEFLLDPRYAAPEQYIMSTQTPSAPSAPVATALSPVLWQLNLPDRFDIYSVGLIFLQMAFPGLRSDNSLIQFNRQLKRCEYDLVSWRQTVEPRAGPELRKGFELLDLDGGIGWELLTSMVRFKARQRISAKTALAHPYFDREGLLALSVIQNLKLQLFRATQQDYSEAANWVVQLMAKSGTEQGGGFTEAQLQELREIEPKKMKKSSAQRNALASALRVQRKILRTLNESMDELSRQRKSLWWSRWIPREE
- the LOC132645142 gene encoding serine/threonine-protein kinase STN7, chloroplastic isoform X2, which gives rise to MAAVGIGGVAVLHSSFLGSKLKPKPLCLSIPLKKEWKNSRIISFSFAHDVFLGVGVGLPCTVMECGDIIYRSTLPKSNEITVTIPGVILALGTLSYLWSTPGVAPGFFDMFVLAFLERFWRPTYKKDDIVLGKKLGEGSFGSVYRVSLAKNNKGSGDLVLKRATEYGAVEIWMNERVRRACANSCADFLYGFLESTSSKKEAEYWLLWRFEGEATLADLMQSRDFPYNVEALILGEVQDLPKGLDRENRIIQTIMGQLLFALDGLHSTGIVHRDIKPQNIIFSQGSRTFKIIDLGAAADLRVGINYIPKEFLLDPRYAAPEQYIMSTQTPSAPSAPVATALSPVLWQLNLPDRFDIYSVGLIFLQMAFPGLRSDNSLIQFNRQLKRCEYDLVSWRQTVEPRAGPELRKGFELLDLDGGIGWELLTSMVRFKARQRISAKTALAHPYFDREGLLALSVIQNLKLQLFRATQQDYSEAANWVVQLMAKSGTEQGGGFTEAQLQELREIEPKKMKKSSAQRNALASALRVQRKILRTLNESMDELSRQRKSLWWSRWIPREE